The following proteins are encoded in a genomic region of Actinomadura sp. NAK00032:
- a CDS encoding ABC transporter substrate-binding protein: MRSSSGVARGRAAAAGLAAVLALMAVPAVAAGCGGEERGVAGGTLRVAGSSDVDHLDTAAAYSTWSGLLSRQYARTLFGFAASNDFAEAVKVRPDVALEVPTAGNGGVSADGRTYTIRLRDGVRWNTDPPREVTAADFVRGIKRVCNPAVPSGGRAYYTETIAGMAEFCAGYAEVDPRSAAAMARYQRGNDVAGLAARDAKTLVVTLERPASDLPDLLALEFAAAAPAEYDRYVPDSPEFRRHTVSDGPYQITSYTPGKRYVLDRNRAWRAASDPIRAQHPDRIAITLGHDTPEEVQRLLEKGAADLSWDQPVPSAAIPRLRGDRRFAVMEGSALSPYLVFNTLSPNNGGALGKAEVRRAISYAVDKAAVVRIHGGPDIAEVLDQVIPPRSVGHQRFDLYPTPGDAGDPAACRRMLARAGYPRGLTLRFPYRVSGNHPRTARSIADDLAACGIATETRPDTSGAFYSSTLATPADARAGRWDIAAPGWVPDWYGNNGRATIVPLFDGRHYGPNSTDYGGFHDPAVDRLIDRALGARDVADASGYWAQADRRIMESAPVVPLINPRTPIFRSARVENARYLPQYRAYDLNQVTFS; encoded by the coding sequence ATGCGATCTTCGTCGGGGGTGGCGCGGGGGAGGGCGGCCGCGGCCGGTCTCGCCGCGGTGCTCGCGCTCATGGCGGTGCCGGCGGTCGCCGCGGGCTGCGGCGGCGAGGAGCGGGGCGTCGCGGGCGGGACGCTGCGGGTCGCCGGGTCCTCCGACGTCGACCACCTCGACACCGCCGCCGCCTACAGCACCTGGAGCGGGCTGCTCAGCCGCCAGTACGCGCGCACCCTGTTCGGGTTCGCGGCGTCCAACGACTTCGCCGAGGCCGTCAAGGTGCGCCCGGACGTGGCGCTGGAGGTCCCGACCGCCGGCAACGGCGGCGTCAGCGCCGACGGCCGCACCTACACGATCCGGCTCCGCGACGGCGTCCGGTGGAACACCGACCCGCCGCGGGAGGTGACCGCCGCCGACTTCGTCCGCGGCATCAAGCGGGTCTGCAACCCGGCCGTCCCGTCCGGCGGCAGGGCCTACTACACCGAGACCATCGCCGGGATGGCCGAGTTCTGCGCCGGGTACGCCGAGGTCGACCCGCGCAGCGCCGCCGCCATGGCCCGCTACCAGCGCGGCAACGACGTGGCGGGGCTCGCCGCCAGGGACGCCAAGACCCTCGTCGTGACGCTCGAGCGGCCCGCGAGCGACCTCCCCGACCTGCTCGCCCTGGAGTTCGCGGCGGCGGCGCCCGCCGAGTACGACCGCTACGTCCCCGACAGCCCCGAGTTCCGGCGGCACACCGTCTCCGACGGCCCCTACCAGATCACCTCCTACACGCCCGGGAAGCGGTACGTCCTGGACAGGAACCGCGCCTGGCGGGCCGCGTCCGACCCGATCCGCGCGCAGCACCCCGACCGCATCGCAATCACCCTCGGGCACGACACCCCCGAGGAGGTGCAGCGGCTGCTGGAGAAGGGCGCCGCCGACCTGTCCTGGGACCAGCCCGTCCCGTCCGCGGCGATCCCGCGGCTGCGCGGGGACCGCCGCTTCGCGGTCATGGAGGGCTCGGCGCTCAGCCCCTACCTCGTGTTCAACACCCTCAGCCCGAACAACGGGGGCGCCCTCGGCAAGGCCGAGGTCCGCCGCGCGATCAGCTACGCCGTCGACAAGGCCGCGGTGGTGCGCATCCACGGCGGCCCCGACATCGCCGAGGTCCTCGACCAGGTCATCCCGCCGCGCAGCGTCGGCCACCAGCGCTTCGACCTGTACCCGACGCCCGGCGACGCCGGCGACCCCGCCGCCTGCCGGCGGATGCTCGCCCGCGCCGGGTACCCCCGCGGGCTGACGCTCCGCTTCCCCTACCGGGTCAGCGGCAACCACCCGCGGACCGCCCGGTCCATCGCCGACGACCTGGCCGCCTGCGGCATCGCCACCGAAACCCGCCCCGACACCAGCGGCGCCTTCTACTCCTCGACCCTCGCCACCCCCGCCGACGCCCGCGCCGGGAGATGGGACATCGCCGCGCCCGGCTGGGTGCCCGACTGGTACGGCAACAACGGCCGCGCCACCATCGTCCCGCTGTTCGACGGGCGCCACTACGGCCCCAACTCCACCGACTACGGCGGCTTCCACGACCCCGCCGTCGACCGCCTCATCGACCGGGCGCTCGGCGCCCGCGACGTCGCCGACGCCTCCGGGTACTGGGCGCAGGCCGACCGCCGCATCATGGAGAGCGCCCCGGTCGTGCCGCTGATCAACCCGCGGACCCCGATCTTCCGCTCCGCCCGCGTCGAGAACGCCCGCTACCTGCCCCAGTACCGCGCCTACGACCTCAACCAGGTCACGTTCTCATGA
- a CDS encoding SCO1664 family protein — MTQSSRDRAPAGRDSGRGAARGSGRDTGRDTGRGAGRDEPARPVSPRDADAAERLLSAGCLGVEGRLVQASNATLYCSIEDGGTAANCVYKPVAGERPLWDFPDGTLAEREVAAYEVSKVMGWGTVPPTVHRDGPYGPGMVQLWVEPDPDVDLVALSRSDDEAVRRMAVFDAVVNNADRKIGHLLPPGDGRVYGCDHGVCFSTEYKLRTVLWQWRGKPLTPEALEALGRVEAGLRGGALGARLGELLTAEEVDATRRRVELMLKHRIHPYPPEDWPAIPWPPL, encoded by the coding sequence ATGACGCAGTCCTCCCGCGACCGGGCGCCCGCCGGCCGCGACTCAGGCCGGGGCGCCGCCCGCGGCTCCGGCCGCGACACGGGCCGCGACACGGGCCGGGGCGCCGGCCGGGACGAGCCCGCGCGCCCGGTCTCCCCCCGCGACGCGGACGCCGCCGAGCGGCTGCTGTCGGCGGGGTGCCTCGGCGTGGAGGGCCGCCTCGTCCAGGCGTCCAACGCCACCCTGTACTGCTCCATCGAGGACGGCGGCACCGCCGCCAACTGCGTCTACAAGCCCGTCGCGGGGGAGCGCCCGCTGTGGGACTTCCCCGACGGCACCCTCGCCGAGCGGGAGGTCGCCGCCTACGAGGTGTCCAAGGTCATGGGGTGGGGCACCGTCCCCCCGACCGTGCACCGCGACGGCCCCTACGGGCCCGGCATGGTGCAGCTGTGGGTCGAGCCCGACCCCGACGTCGACCTGGTCGCGCTGTCGCGCTCCGACGACGAGGCGGTCCGCCGCATGGCGGTGTTCGACGCCGTCGTCAACAACGCCGACCGCAAGATCGGGCACCTGCTGCCGCCGGGCGACGGCCGCGTCTACGGCTGCGACCACGGCGTGTGCTTCTCCACCGAGTACAAGCTGCGCACCGTGCTGTGGCAGTGGCGCGGCAAGCCGCTCACCCCCGAGGCGCTGGAGGCGCTCGGCCGGGTCGAGGCCGGCCTGCGCGGCGGCGCCCTCGGCGCCCGCCTCGGCGAGCTGCTCACCGCCGAGGAGGTCGACGCCACCCGCCGCCGCGTCGAGCTGATGCTCAAGCACCGCATCCACCCCTACCCGCCCGAGGACTGGCCCGCCATCCCCTGGCCGCCGCTCTAG
- a CDS encoding ABC transporter permease, giving the protein MTGYADLGTRRPPPPGTAAPPGAPDPVRGRGPSRLAWDRFRRDRTAVAALAVLLAVMAFAALAPLWAHLTGHPYDATFPGTGLDAGGRPRGPGARFPLGADQLGRDVLVRAAYGARISLTAGIGAAVLASAAGTLAGTLAGFAGGAVDALLARLMDMILALPYLLVAIMLASTFQISSPSASLAMTVLVIAFFSFAAYGRTIRGQVLSLKERQFIEAARALGASNARIMVGDVLPNLAAQITVLTSLLIPSSIVSEATLSFLGVGVRPPMPSWGSMLAEGGDVFRTAWWLLAVPGGLLLATTLASTVLGDGVRNALGPRGDHAAAGR; this is encoded by the coding sequence ATGACCGGTTACGCCGACCTCGGCACCCGCAGGCCGCCGCCGCCCGGCACCGCCGCGCCCCCCGGCGCGCCCGACCCGGTGCGCGGGCGCGGCCCGTCCCGGCTCGCCTGGGACCGGTTCCGCCGCGACCGCACCGCCGTCGCCGCCCTCGCCGTGCTGCTGGCCGTCATGGCGTTCGCCGCGCTGGCGCCGCTGTGGGCGCACCTGACCGGCCACCCCTACGACGCGACGTTCCCCGGCACCGGCCTGGACGCGGGCGGCCGGCCGCGCGGCCCCGGCGCCCGGTTCCCGCTCGGCGCCGACCAGCTCGGCCGCGACGTCCTGGTCCGCGCCGCCTACGGCGCGCGGATCTCGCTGACCGCCGGGATCGGCGCGGCGGTGCTCGCCTCCGCCGCCGGCACCCTCGCCGGCACCCTCGCCGGGTTCGCCGGCGGCGCCGTGGACGCGCTGCTGGCCCGGCTGATGGACATGATCCTCGCGCTGCCCTACCTGCTCGTGGCGATCATGCTGGCGAGCACCTTCCAGATCTCCTCGCCCAGCGCGAGCCTCGCCATGACGGTCCTGGTCATCGCGTTCTTCTCGTTCGCCGCCTACGGCCGCACCATCCGCGGCCAGGTGCTGTCGCTGAAGGAGCGGCAGTTCATCGAGGCCGCCCGCGCGCTCGGCGCCTCCAACGCGCGGATCATGGTCGGCGACGTGCTGCCGAACCTGGCCGCGCAGATCACCGTGCTGACCTCGCTGCTGATCCCGTCCTCGATCGTGTCGGAGGCGACGCTGTCGTTCCTCGGCGTCGGGGTGCGGCCGCCGATGCCGAGCTGGGGGTCGATGCTCGCCGAGGGCGGCGACGTGTTCCGCACCGCCTGGTGGCTGCTCGCCGTCCCCGGCGGCCTGCTGCTGGCGACCACGCTGGCGTCCACGGTGCTCGGCGACGGCGTCCGCAACGCCCTCGGCCCGCGCGGCGACCACGCCGCCGCCGGGAGGTGA
- a CDS encoding MSMEG_4193 family putative phosphomutase, translating to MTTLLLVRHGLTAMTGPVLAGWTPGVALDGRGRAQAAALAARLAPLPIAAVVSSPLQRCAETAEAVAAGHAPPIEKVETDERFGEVRYGDWTGRPLKELAEEPLWRVVQAHPSAARFPGEDGESLAAAQHRAVTAVRDWNERVAAEHGPDALYAVCSHGDIIKAVVADALGLHLDQFQRIQADPASLTVIRYTETRPFVVRVNDTGGDVAALVPEPPPEGSGKAGLGPGDAPVGGGA from the coding sequence GTGACGACCCTTCTCCTCGTGCGGCACGGCCTGACCGCGATGACCGGTCCGGTGCTCGCCGGCTGGACGCCCGGGGTGGCCCTCGACGGCCGCGGCCGCGCCCAGGCCGCCGCGCTCGCCGCCCGGCTCGCGCCCCTCCCCATCGCCGCCGTCGTGTCCAGCCCGCTGCAGCGGTGCGCCGAGACCGCCGAGGCGGTCGCCGCCGGGCACGCGCCGCCCATCGAGAAGGTCGAGACCGACGAGCGGTTCGGCGAGGTCCGCTACGGCGACTGGACGGGCCGCCCCCTCAAGGAGCTCGCCGAGGAGCCGCTGTGGCGGGTCGTGCAGGCCCACCCGAGCGCCGCCCGGTTCCCCGGCGAGGACGGCGAGTCCCTGGCCGCGGCGCAGCACCGCGCCGTCACCGCCGTCCGCGACTGGAACGAGCGCGTCGCCGCCGAGCACGGCCCGGACGCCCTGTACGCGGTGTGCAGCCACGGCGACATCATCAAGGCGGTCGTCGCCGACGCGCTCGGCCTGCACCTGGACCAGTTCCAGCGGATCCAGGCCGACCCCGCGTCCCTCACCGTGATCCGCTACACCGAGACGCGCCCGTTCGTGGTCCGCGTCAACGACACCGGCGGCGACGTGGCCGCGCTGGTTCCGGAACCGCCGCCGGAAGGTTCCGGAAAAGCCGGACTCGGGCCGGGTGACGCGCCCGTCGGCGGCGGCGCGTAG
- a CDS encoding DUF3090 domain-containing protein has protein sequence MPVISYDLPERFVAGAVGRPGDRAFYLQARAGRRVTSVGLEKFQVTLLAERLEELLDEVLRRSGGDAPVPAATPAELQDDGPLDQPVEEEFRVGTMALAWDPDDEQVVIEAQEVTETEEEPEVGDDDPAIAVLRVRISAAQARAFAERALKVVAAGRPPCPLCGLPLDGEGHVCPRQNGYMG, from the coding sequence ATGCCCGTCATCTCCTACGACCTGCCGGAGCGCTTCGTCGCCGGCGCCGTCGGGCGCCCCGGCGACCGCGCCTTCTACCTGCAGGCCCGCGCCGGCCGCCGGGTCACCAGCGTCGGGCTGGAGAAGTTCCAGGTGACGCTGCTGGCCGAGCGCCTGGAGGAGCTGCTGGACGAGGTGCTGCGGCGCAGCGGCGGCGACGCCCCGGTGCCCGCCGCCACCCCGGCCGAGCTCCAGGACGACGGCCCCCTCGACCAGCCGGTCGAGGAGGAGTTCCGGGTCGGCACGATGGCGCTCGCCTGGGACCCCGACGACGAGCAGGTCGTCATCGAGGCGCAGGAGGTCACCGAGACCGAGGAGGAGCCCGAGGTCGGCGACGACGACCCGGCGATCGCGGTGCTGCGGGTGCGGATCAGCGCCGCGCAGGCCCGCGCGTTCGCCGAGCGCGCGCTGAAGGTCGTCGCCGCCGGGCGGCCCCCGTGCCCGCTGTGCGGCCTGCCGCTGGACGGCGAGGGGCACGTGTGCCCGCGCCAGAACGGCTACATGGGCTGA
- the mshC gene encoding cysteine--1-D-myo-inosityl 2-amino-2-deoxy-alpha-D-glucopyranoside ligase, with protein MRSWPASEVPSLPAAGLPAADRPLSLHDTGTGAARPTAPGGTARMYVCGITPYDATHLGHANTYLAFDLANRVWRDLGHRVHYVQNATDVDDPLLERAQQTGEDWRALADREIELFREDMAALRILPPDQYIGAVEAIPLVVEMIEKLRGRDAAYEVDGDVYFPVAADPSFGAVSRLDRAAMAPLFAERGGDPDRPGKRDPLDALLWMARRPGEPGWESPFGEGRPGWHVECSAISVEYLGMAFDVEGGGSDLAFPHHEMSASHAQVATGERPHARAYVHAGMVGLDGEKMSKSRGNLVFVSKLRESGADPMAIRLALLARHYRADWEWTAGALEEAAARLARWRAAAARPSGAPAAPLAAAVRGHLADDLDAPAALAAVDAWAAAAGTDERAPAQAGAITDALLGVAL; from the coding sequence ATGCGATCGTGGCCCGCCTCCGAAGTCCCCAGCCTGCCCGCCGCGGGCCTGCCCGCCGCCGACCGTCCGCTGAGTCTCCACGACACCGGCACCGGCGCGGCGCGGCCCACCGCCCCCGGCGGCACCGCCCGGATGTACGTGTGCGGCATCACCCCCTACGACGCCACGCACCTCGGCCACGCCAACACCTACCTGGCCTTCGACCTCGCCAACCGGGTCTGGCGCGACCTCGGCCACCGCGTCCACTACGTGCAGAACGCCACCGACGTCGACGACCCGCTTCTGGAACGTGCCCAGCAGACCGGCGAGGACTGGCGCGCCCTCGCCGACCGGGAGATCGAGCTGTTCCGCGAGGACATGGCCGCGCTGCGGATCCTGCCGCCCGACCAGTACATCGGCGCGGTCGAGGCGATCCCCCTCGTGGTGGAGATGATCGAGAAGCTGCGCGGCCGCGACGCCGCCTACGAGGTCGACGGCGACGTCTACTTCCCGGTCGCCGCCGACCCGTCCTTCGGCGCGGTCAGCCGGCTGGACCGCGCCGCCATGGCGCCGCTGTTCGCCGAGCGCGGCGGCGACCCGGACCGCCCCGGCAAGCGCGACCCCCTCGACGCGCTGCTGTGGATGGCGCGCCGCCCCGGCGAGCCCGGCTGGGAGTCGCCGTTCGGCGAGGGCCGCCCCGGCTGGCACGTGGAGTGCTCGGCGATCTCCGTGGAGTACCTCGGCATGGCGTTCGACGTCGAGGGCGGCGGCTCGGACCTGGCGTTCCCGCACCACGAGATGAGCGCCTCGCACGCCCAGGTCGCCACCGGCGAGCGCCCCCACGCCCGCGCCTACGTGCACGCCGGGATGGTCGGCCTGGACGGCGAGAAGATGTCGAAGTCGCGCGGCAACCTGGTGTTCGTGTCGAAGCTGCGGGAGTCGGGCGCCGACCCGATGGCGATCCGGCTGGCGCTGCTGGCCCGCCACTACCGCGCCGACTGGGAGTGGACCGCCGGCGCGCTGGAGGAGGCCGCCGCCCGCCTCGCCCGGTGGCGCGCGGCCGCCGCCCGCCCGTCCGGCGCGCCCGCCGCGCCGCTGGCCGCCGCCGTGCGCGGCCACCTCGCCGACGACCTGGACGCGCCCGCCGCGCTGGCCGCCGTCGACGCCTGGGCCGCCGCCGCCGGCACCGACGAGCGGGCCCCGGCCCAGGCCGGGGCGATCACCGACGCCCTGCTCGGCGTCGCGCTGTGA
- the corA gene encoding magnesium/cobalt transporter CorA → MRAVIVDKAIYAGGTRRDIDGDISDAFDLAREDGECFLWIGLFEPDEDEFELVKDELNLHPLAAEDAVSAHQRPKLERYGDTLFVVLKTLSYLDETSDIEVGEIMVFLGRDFVVTVRHGAGNPLGPVRKRLEDDAELIAHGATAVLYAVCDEVVDRYGLVAHEVEVDIIGLERAVFDPGARDVTADIYSLKREVLEFRGAEDPLVPVLQEIVKGRVAECGSTREYFRDVLDHLLRVDEQVDAHNELLNSVLTAHLALLGKQQNEDMRKISAWAAIIAVPTAIAGIYGMNFDHMPELHWSFGYPLVIGVMAVACVLLFRRLRRSGWL, encoded by the coding sequence ATGCGTGCCGTGATCGTGGACAAGGCCATCTACGCGGGCGGGACGCGCCGCGACATCGACGGCGACATCAGCGACGCGTTCGACCTCGCCCGCGAGGACGGCGAGTGCTTCCTGTGGATCGGCCTGTTCGAGCCCGACGAGGACGAGTTCGAGCTGGTCAAGGACGAGCTGAACCTGCACCCGCTGGCCGCCGAGGACGCGGTGTCGGCGCACCAGCGGCCCAAGCTGGAGCGCTACGGCGACACCCTGTTCGTGGTGCTGAAGACGCTGTCCTACCTCGACGAGACCTCCGACATCGAGGTCGGCGAGATCATGGTCTTCCTCGGCCGGGACTTCGTCGTCACGGTCCGGCACGGCGCCGGGAACCCGCTCGGGCCCGTCCGCAAGCGGCTGGAGGACGACGCGGAGCTGATCGCGCACGGCGCGACGGCCGTGCTGTACGCGGTGTGCGACGAGGTCGTCGACCGGTACGGGCTCGTCGCCCACGAGGTGGAGGTCGACATCATCGGGCTGGAGCGGGCCGTGTTCGACCCGGGCGCCCGCGACGTCACCGCCGACATCTACTCGCTCAAGCGGGAGGTGCTGGAGTTCCGCGGCGCCGAGGACCCGCTCGTCCCGGTGCTGCAGGAGATCGTCAAGGGCCGCGTCGCCGAGTGCGGCTCGACCCGGGAGTACTTCCGCGACGTCCTGGACCACCTGCTGCGGGTGGACGAGCAGGTCGACGCGCACAACGAGCTGCTGAACAGCGTGCTGACCGCGCACCTGGCGCTGCTCGGCAAGCAGCAGAACGAGGACATGCGCAAGATCTCCGCGTGGGCGGCGATCATCGCGGTGCCGACCGCGATCGCGGGGATCTACGGGATGAACTTCGACCACATGCCCGAGCTGCACTGGAGCTTCGGGTACCCGCTGGTCATCGGGGTGATGGCGGTCGCGTGCGTGCTGCTGTTCCGGCGGCTGCGCCGCAGCGGCTGGCTCTGA
- a CDS encoding NRDE family protein: MCTAIISVEPSSPVPVLVVGVRDEFVAREWTGPGRHWPDRPRLVGGRDLRAGGTWLAVDPDAPRVAVVLNGRGRMAPEAARSSRGELPLRVAADGKLGDPGLAAYDPFHLVGAEPDGVRLWSWDGETLTERGLGPGLHMIVNSGLEGEGQLEGETEDAYMAARLAHFRPRLAAAPRPEPGPDGPVERAWGAWLPLLNGDGLPRADHRALLPLLDLGEGRVWGTTSVSLTALGAGGVRYDFSAAPGDGEAWTRVL, encoded by the coding sequence ATGTGTACGGCGATCATCAGCGTCGAGCCGTCGTCCCCGGTGCCCGTCCTCGTGGTGGGGGTGCGGGACGAGTTCGTCGCGCGGGAGTGGACCGGACCGGGACGCCACTGGCCGGACCGCCCGCGCCTGGTCGGCGGGCGGGACCTGCGCGCCGGCGGGACGTGGCTGGCGGTCGACCCGGACGCGCCGCGGGTCGCGGTGGTGCTGAACGGCCGCGGCCGGATGGCGCCCGAGGCCGCCCGGTCCTCGCGCGGGGAGCTGCCGCTGCGGGTCGCGGCCGACGGCAAGCTCGGCGACCCCGGCCTCGCCGCCTACGACCCGTTCCACCTCGTCGGCGCCGAACCGGACGGGGTGCGGCTGTGGAGCTGGGACGGGGAGACGCTCACCGAGCGCGGCCTCGGCCCCGGCCTGCACATGATCGTCAACAGCGGGCTCGAAGGCGAGGGGCAGCTGGAGGGGGAGACCGAGGACGCCTACATGGCGGCGCGGCTCGCCCACTTCCGGCCCCGGCTGGCCGCCGCGCCGCGCCCCGAGCCCGGCCCGGACGGGCCCGTGGAGCGGGCCTGGGGGGCCTGGCTCCCGCTGCTGAACGGCGACGGGCTGCCGCGCGCCGACCACCGGGCGCTGCTGCCGCTGCTCGACCTCGGCGAGGGGCGCGTGTGGGGCACCACCTCGGTCAGCCTCACCGCCCTCGGCGCGGGCGGCGTCCGGTACGACTTCTCCGCCGCCCCCGGCGACGGCGAAGCCTGGACGCGGGTGCTGTAG
- a CDS encoding serine/threonine-protein kinase: MPEAQPLRPHDPARLGRYELLGRLGSGAQGTVYLGEGAGGERVAVKLLQVQFDDDATARARFVREAEVAKQVARFCTAQLLDAEVAGDTPYLVSEYVPGEALNRAVARDGPLSGGALDRLAVSTASALTAIHRAGVVHRDLKPHNVLLGPDGPRVIDFGLSRVLDAASAVSSRAVGTPAYMAPEQVSGGSVGAAADVFGWGATMTFAATGRPPFGADSIPAVMYRVLHHEPDLGGLDGELGALVAAALAKDPARRPTAAQLLLRLVGHDDAFDVAAATAGGSTSGTGDSVAADALPAVPAMPAVPAAGGSGGGDTLPPASTEPDGGGPGGRRGRRTRRRRLGYGAVAGAAAAVVAAAAGAGGYALLDRPGGGGPAAGTPGQGPVTATAPTASRSSSGPPETEPTRPRPGTSAPGATPTRPGPGQGTRPGQGGGGGTPPTGDPPPAPAVLGSPSPARYCGARERDAEFRVRDWYCVPRGGDIGVDTKISMTAVCASQYRPEAEARLRGDASDPGDWECYVLR, from the coding sequence GGTGTACCTCGGGGAGGGCGCCGGCGGGGAGCGGGTGGCGGTCAAGCTCCTGCAGGTCCAGTTCGACGACGACGCCACCGCGCGGGCCCGGTTCGTCCGCGAGGCGGAGGTCGCCAAGCAGGTCGCCCGGTTCTGCACCGCCCAGCTCCTGGATGCCGAGGTCGCCGGGGACACCCCGTACCTGGTCAGCGAGTACGTCCCCGGTGAGGCGCTGAACCGCGCCGTCGCGCGGGACGGGCCCCTGTCCGGCGGGGCGCTGGACCGGCTCGCCGTCAGCACCGCCAGCGCGCTGACGGCCATCCACCGCGCGGGCGTCGTGCACCGCGACCTCAAGCCGCACAACGTGCTGCTCGGCCCGGACGGCCCCCGCGTGATCGACTTCGGGCTGTCGCGGGTGCTGGACGCGGCCAGCGCGGTGAGCAGCCGCGCCGTCGGCACCCCCGCCTACATGGCGCCCGAGCAGGTGTCGGGCGGGAGCGTCGGCGCCGCCGCGGACGTGTTCGGCTGGGGCGCGACGATGACGTTCGCCGCGACCGGGCGGCCCCCGTTCGGGGCCGACTCCATCCCCGCCGTCATGTACCGGGTCCTGCACCACGAGCCCGACCTCGGCGGCCTGGACGGGGAGCTCGGCGCGCTGGTCGCGGCGGCGCTGGCGAAGGACCCGGCGCGGCGGCCGACGGCGGCGCAGCTGCTGCTGCGGCTCGTCGGCCACGACGACGCCTTCGACGTCGCCGCCGCCACCGCCGGCGGGAGCACGTCCGGCACCGGGGACAGCGTGGCGGCCGACGCCCTGCCCGCCGTGCCCGCCATGCCCGCCGTGCCCGCGGCGGGGGGCTCGGGCGGCGGCGACACGCTGCCGCCGGCGTCCACCGAACCCGACGGCGGCGGTCCCGGCGGGCGGCGCGGGCGGCGCACACGGAGGCGGCGGCTGGGCTACGGGGCGGTGGCGGGCGCGGCGGCCGCGGTCGTCGCGGCCGCCGCCGGAGCCGGCGGGTACGCGCTGCTGGACCGGCCGGGCGGCGGCGGGCCCGCTGCCGGCACCCCCGGCCAGGGCCCGGTGACCGCGACCGCGCCGACGGCGAGCCGGTCCTCGTCCGGCCCGCCGGAGACCGAGCCGACCCGGCCGCGGCCCGGCACATCGGCGCCCGGCGCGACGCCGACCCGGCCGGGCCCCGGGCAGGGCACGCGGCCGGGGCAGGGCGGGGGCGGCGGCACGCCGCCCACCGGCGACCCGCCGCCCGCGCCCGCGGTGCTCGGGTCCCCCTCCCCCGCCCGGTACTGCGGCGCCCGCGAGCGCGACGCCGAGTTCCGGGTCCGCGACTGGTACTGCGTCCCGCGCGGCGGCGACATCGGCGTCGACACCAAGATCTCGATGACGGCGGTGTGCGCGTCGCAGTACCGGCCGGAGGCCGAGGCGCGCCTGCGCGGCGACGCCTCGGACCCCGGCGACTGGGAGTGCTACGTGCTGCGGTGA
- a CDS encoding ABC transporter permease, with product MPRFVLRRLLYAAVVLWLVATLTFVMLHVSPVPVDRVIGGPRATAATLAQIRANLGLDRPLLVQYWEFLARLPRGDLGDSYVNGTPVTALIGERLPTTLCLVAGAAVLWFAGGVATGVSGAARARGPWDRAVTVFVAAGLSTPPFVMALALLYLFTAGLGAGGVHVFEAGPPLQEHFLRRMVLPWFALAFLMMAAYTRLTRGAMLDVLGEDYVRTARAKGLPEGRVLRRHALRAALTPVATQLGIDLGALIGSTIVTEKVFGLQGVGQLVYQSIAAGDTPVIIGVTLLVTFAVTVANLVVDVGYAVLDPRVRLA from the coding sequence GTGCCCCGCTTCGTCCTCCGCCGCCTGCTGTACGCGGCCGTCGTGCTGTGGCTGGTGGCCACGCTGACGTTCGTGATGCTGCACGTCTCGCCCGTCCCGGTGGACCGCGTCATCGGCGGGCCCCGCGCGACCGCCGCGACGCTCGCGCAGATCCGCGCCAACCTCGGCCTGGACCGGCCCCTGCTCGTCCAGTACTGGGAGTTCCTCGCGCGGCTGCCGCGCGGCGACCTCGGCGACTCCTACGTCAACGGGACGCCGGTCACGGCGCTGATCGGCGAGCGGCTCCCGACGACGCTGTGCCTGGTGGCGGGCGCGGCGGTGCTGTGGTTCGCCGGCGGCGTCGCCACCGGCGTGTCCGGCGCCGCGCGGGCCCGCGGCCCGTGGGACCGGGCCGTCACCGTGTTCGTCGCGGCGGGCCTGTCCACCCCGCCGTTCGTGATGGCGCTGGCGCTGCTGTACCTGTTCACGGCGGGGCTCGGCGCGGGCGGCGTCCACGTCTTCGAGGCCGGCCCGCCGCTGCAGGAGCACTTCCTGCGCCGGATGGTCCTGCCGTGGTTCGCGCTGGCGTTCCTGATGATGGCCGCCTACACCCGCCTCACCCGCGGCGCGATGCTGGACGTGCTCGGCGAGGACTACGTCCGCACGGCCCGCGCCAAGGGCCTGCCGGAGGGCCGCGTCCTCCGGCGGCACGCGCTGCGCGCGGCGCTGACCCCGGTCGCCACCCAGCTCGGCATCGACCTCGGCGCCCTGATCGGCTCCACGATCGTCACCGAGAAGGTGTTCGGGCTGCAGGGCGTGGGGCAGTTGGTCTACCAGTCCATCGCGGCCGGCGACACCCCGGTGATCATCGGGGTGACGCTGCTGGTGACGTTCGCGGTGACCGTCGCGAACCTCGTGGTGGACGTCGGCTACGCCGTCCTGGACCCGCGCGTCCGCCTCGCCTGA